The Bifidobacterium animalis subsp. animalis ATCC 25527 genome has a segment encoding these proteins:
- the dnaA gene encoding chromosomal replication initiator protein DnaA, whose translation MNAENLDPATQAQTIWSDTLALIKQNSRLTAREQGWLAGVTAEAVFGTTIVLDVENAQTLQVLQTELNEPLMGALEIANGGSPMFPAFKVMPPAQPEPQTTASPEDSGSRAAEAQGAAKESVQPDEDPRPPRHSAEQTGDSRPAAQEREDSAVQTARADGQTVEGRREVEHEPAQQPVASHYDEAIVQTFEDIDPVAGFGPSVAGTAAPQYPPQSEMQGSFTPGVTGNYRDPVTHLNSNDTFDTFIQGDSNRFARTVALAVAEGSGRDYNPLCIYGGSGLGKTHLLHAIGNYAVQNQKPRPRVLYVTSEEFTNDFIESIRTSGQDNEDPAMEKFYRKYREVDVLLIDDIQFLGGKRGILEQFFHTFNSLYQANKRIVIASDVPPHNLEDFEDRLISRFEQGITVDVKPPNLETRIAILRMLAEQNHIRVPNDVLNLIAERFANNVRELEGALKRVIAMASLNHQPVTRALTERTLQDFFTTDVEVKPTDIIARVAKYFHLTFDDIVGPGRPRSVTLARQIAMYLTRDMTSMSLMNIGQIFGGRDHTTVMHACKHIADKMQEKQEIYNYVNELTVELKQHLND comes from the coding sequence ATGAACGCAGAGAATCTCGACCCCGCCACGCAGGCGCAGACCATTTGGTCCGACACGCTTGCGTTGATCAAGCAGAACTCCAGACTCACCGCGCGCGAACAGGGCTGGCTCGCCGGGGTCACTGCCGAGGCGGTGTTCGGCACCACGATCGTTCTCGATGTGGAGAACGCGCAGACATTGCAGGTATTGCAGACCGAACTCAACGAGCCGCTCATGGGCGCGCTGGAGATCGCGAACGGGGGCTCCCCCATGTTCCCCGCCTTCAAGGTGATGCCGCCCGCACAGCCTGAGCCGCAGACCACGGCGTCGCCGGAGGATTCCGGTTCGCGTGCCGCTGAGGCGCAAGGTGCCGCCAAGGAGTCGGTGCAGCCGGACGAAGATCCCCGCCCCCCTCGGCATTCCGCGGAGCAGACCGGCGACTCTCGCCCGGCGGCGCAGGAACGCGAGGATTCCGCTGTACAGACGGCGCGAGCCGACGGGCAGACCGTGGAAGGCCGCCGCGAAGTGGAGCATGAGCCGGCACAGCAACCCGTGGCCTCGCATTACGACGAGGCGATTGTGCAGACCTTCGAAGACATCGACCCGGTCGCAGGCTTCGGGCCAAGCGTGGCCGGCACCGCCGCGCCACAATACCCGCCGCAAAGCGAGATGCAGGGTTCGTTCACGCCGGGGGTCACAGGCAACTACCGCGATCCGGTGACTCATCTCAACAGCAACGACACCTTCGACACCTTCATCCAAGGTGATTCCAACCGATTCGCCCGCACGGTGGCGCTGGCAGTGGCGGAGGGCTCGGGCCGCGACTACAACCCATTGTGTATCTACGGCGGGTCCGGCTTGGGCAAGACCCATCTTCTGCACGCCATAGGCAACTACGCCGTGCAGAACCAGAAGCCACGCCCGCGCGTGCTCTATGTGACGAGCGAGGAGTTCACGAACGACTTCATCGAGTCGATCCGCACTTCCGGCCAGGACAACGAAGACCCGGCCATGGAGAAGTTCTACCGCAAGTACCGCGAAGTGGATGTGCTGCTTATCGACGACATCCAGTTCCTCGGCGGCAAACGCGGCATTCTCGAGCAGTTCTTCCACACGTTCAACAGCCTCTACCAGGCGAACAAGCGCATCGTCATCGCCTCCGACGTGCCGCCGCACAATCTGGAGGATTTCGAGGACCGCCTCATCTCCCGCTTCGAGCAGGGCATCACCGTGGACGTCAAGCCGCCGAATCTGGAGACGCGCATCGCGATTCTGCGCATGCTCGCCGAGCAGAACCACATTCGCGTGCCGAACGACGTGCTCAATCTCATCGCCGAACGCTTCGCCAACAACGTGCGCGAGCTCGAGGGCGCGCTCAAGAGGGTCATCGCGATGGCATCCCTCAACCACCAGCCCGTCACGCGCGCGCTCACCGAACGCACGCTGCAGGATTTCTTCACCACCGACGTGGAGGTGAAGCCCACCGACATCATCGCGCGCGTCGCCAAATACTTCCATCTCACCTTCGACGACATCGTGGGGCCGGGGCGCCCGCGCAGCGTCACGCTCGCACGGCAGATCGCCATGTACCTGACGCGTGACATGACGAGCATGAGCCTCATGAACATCGGGCAGATCTTCGGCGGCCGCGACCACACCACCGTCATGCATGCGTGCAAACATATCGCCGACAAGATGCAGGAGAAACAGGAGATCTACAACTATGTGAACGAGCTCACGGTGGAGCTCAAGCAGCACCTCAACGACTGA
- the dnaN gene encoding DNA polymerase III subunit beta, translated as MKVEVNTASFADAVAWTTSVIDARPANPILAGVKLEAADGTMQLSAFTYEISARDHIEAGVDESGTVVVLGKLLADISKVLPAEKTYLSANETTMTITSGPATFTLQLMPESEYPDLPQLPPQIGQVDAETFTQTVTQAAVAVAHDENRPVLTGVHMRFAGEEVTLSSTDRFRLGRASFRWTPDEADLDTAALVRGSHLVKIARSVDERANVVIYLDPANPKLIGIANAGRISTVQLIDGEFPAVDRLYADSYPIQAVIRKEDLLGAAKRVSLVAERNAPIRMVFTDQQLTLTAGGADEASAKETLQIDLDGEDITVAFNPSYLREGLSVISEPYIRMKMTTAVKPVEFNGQQDEDGEESMSYRYLLVPMRFNV; from the coding sequence ATGAAAGTAGAAGTCAACACCGCTTCGTTCGCAGACGCGGTAGCTTGGACGACGAGTGTGATCGACGCACGCCCTGCCAATCCGATTCTCGCCGGTGTCAAACTTGAAGCGGCAGATGGCACGATGCAGCTTTCCGCATTCACCTACGAGATCTCTGCGCGCGACCACATCGAAGCGGGTGTTGACGAATCCGGCACCGTCGTGGTGCTCGGCAAGCTGCTCGCGGACATCAGCAAGGTGCTGCCCGCCGAGAAAACCTATCTTTCGGCCAACGAGACGACGATGACGATCACCTCCGGCCCGGCCACGTTCACGCTGCAGCTCATGCCGGAGAGCGAGTACCCGGATCTGCCGCAGCTGCCTCCGCAGATTGGCCAGGTGGACGCCGAAACCTTCACTCAAACCGTCACCCAGGCCGCTGTGGCCGTGGCCCATGACGAGAACCGCCCGGTGCTGACCGGCGTGCACATGCGCTTCGCCGGCGAAGAGGTGACGCTGAGCTCCACGGACCGCTTCCGTCTGGGCCGTGCCAGCTTCCGCTGGACCCCCGACGAGGCCGATCTCGACACTGCGGCGCTCGTGCGCGGTTCCCACTTGGTGAAGATCGCCCGTTCTGTTGACGAGCGTGCGAACGTGGTCATCTACCTCGACCCCGCCAACCCGAAGCTGATCGGCATCGCGAACGCCGGGCGTATTTCCACCGTGCAGCTCATCGATGGCGAATTCCCCGCCGTCGACAGGTTGTATGCCGATTCCTACCCGATTCAAGCGGTTATTCGCAAGGAAGATCTGCTCGGCGCCGCCAAGCGCGTCTCGCTGGTGGCCGAGCGTAACGCCCCGATCCGCATGGTGTTCACCGACCAGCAGCTCACGCTCACGGCCGGCGGCGCGGATGAGGCCTCGGCGAAGGAGACGCTGCAGATCGACCTCGATGGCGAAGACATCACGGTGGCATTCAACCCGTCCTACCTGCGCGAAGGACTGAGCGTGATCTCCGAACCGTATATTCGCATGAAGATGACGACCGCCGTGAAGCCGGTGGAATTCAACGGGCAGCAGGATGAGGACGGCGAGGAGTCGATGAGCTACCGGTACCTGCTCGTGCCGATGCGTTTCAACGTCTGA
- the recF gene encoding DNA replication/repair protein RecF (All proteins in this family for which functions are known are DNA-binding proteins that assist the filamentation of RecA onto DNA for the initiation of recombination or recombinational repair.) codes for MITVSRLALDHFRSWTNCVLDFKPGVNILEGPNGLGKTNIVEALEVLSTGFSHRASTSQPLVERGFPAATIRANIEELSEDFENNTETIDGWTTTFELTIRVRGANRARVDGGPSLYMRDIVGRVPLIAFTPDDQRLVWGDPAVRRSFIDQAASVLVRGYTDLLQRFTHIAKQRAALLKQIGAQEGVPVSEEARQMRMNGLEVWTAQFIETGLELTRQRMAVIGMLNEYFGTIVQELSDVGQTATLVYEPSFDELYLTQGAEAGEQGGLGRVKAAISEHFQRIYPGEVARGMNLIGPQRDDVSIELNGMPAREYSSNGESWTLALALKMALYRLLERKSGERPIVVLDDVFAQLDPSRRAKIMEFALRQDQVIITVAAAGDVPELPDDAHAHVIDVAALKLQGSGGEGTALMPEPLPADDPFAGQLAAVQASRRTAGTHTGSDGKQKVEQSADQSAEQVSGEREIGLTKHESAHA; via the coding sequence ATGATCACCGTATCTCGGCTGGCGCTTGACCACTTCCGTTCCTGGACGAATTGCGTGCTGGATTTCAAACCGGGCGTCAACATTCTGGAAGGCCCGAACGGACTCGGCAAAACGAACATCGTCGAGGCGCTCGAGGTGCTGTCCACCGGCTTCAGCCATCGCGCCTCAACATCTCAGCCACTCGTCGAACGAGGGTTCCCCGCAGCCACCATTCGCGCGAATATAGAGGAACTATCGGAAGATTTCGAAAACAACACTGAGACAATAGATGGCTGGACAACCACCTTCGAGCTGACGATTCGGGTGCGGGGAGCCAACCGCGCCCGTGTGGACGGCGGTCCGAGCCTGTATATGCGAGACATTGTGGGGCGTGTGCCCCTCATCGCATTCACTCCCGATGACCAGCGTCTAGTGTGGGGCGACCCAGCCGTGCGCCGTTCGTTCATCGATCAGGCCGCCAGTGTGCTGGTTCGCGGCTATACTGACCTGTTGCAACGCTTCACGCATATCGCCAAGCAACGCGCGGCGCTGCTCAAGCAGATCGGTGCGCAGGAGGGCGTCCCGGTGTCCGAGGAGGCGCGCCAGATGCGCATGAACGGCTTGGAGGTGTGGACCGCGCAGTTCATTGAAACCGGTCTGGAACTCACCCGACAGCGCATGGCAGTCATCGGCATGCTCAACGAATATTTCGGAACAATAGTCCAGGAATTAAGTGATGTCGGTCAAACGGCGACGCTTGTGTATGAGCCGTCGTTCGACGAGCTATACCTCACCCAAGGGGCCGAGGCAGGGGAACAAGGCGGTCTCGGGCGGGTGAAGGCGGCGATCAGCGAGCATTTCCAGCGCATCTACCCGGGGGAGGTGGCGCGTGGAATGAATCTGATCGGCCCCCAGCGTGACGACGTCTCGATTGAACTCAACGGCATGCCGGCACGCGAATACTCGTCGAACGGAGAAAGCTGGACGCTGGCGCTGGCCTTGAAAATGGCCCTCTACCGTCTCCTGGAACGCAAGTCGGGGGAGCGGCCCATCGTGGTGCTCGACGATGTGTTCGCGCAGCTGGACCCGTCACGTCGCGCAAAAATCATGGAATTCGCGTTGCGGCAGGACCAGGTGATCATCACCGTTGCGGCGGCCGGCGACGTGCCGGAACTGCCTGACGACGCCCATGCCCATGTGATCGATGTGGCGGCGTTGAAGCTGCAGGGGAGTGGCGGCGAAGGCACCGCTCTCATGCCGGAGCCACTGCCGGCCGACGACCCCTTCGCCGGTCAGCTGGCCGCCGTGCAAGCCTCCCGGCGAACCGCGGGCACGCATACAGGCAGTGATGGCAAACAGAAGGTCGAACAATCTGCAGACCAATCGGCAGAACAGGTTTCGGGTGAGCGTGAAATTGGTCTGACGAAGCATGAAAGTGCACATGCATGA
- a CDS encoding DciA family protein gives MSEPPIAVTLKLDERALPAEEFEHVSARAGLIAERRVKREEALENFGKPGRDEVAFGSLFAGIAKRAGWMPHMKLAQLRHDWASIVGDVIARNTWVGAIDNGVLTIHAKSPSWTTQLTFMLPELREKVLERLDGLDIHDIRVTGPQSHGPATRRKQYVRQNMHYRPQ, from the coding sequence ATGAGCGAGCCACCCATTGCAGTGACGTTGAAACTCGACGAACGGGCATTGCCGGCCGAGGAATTCGAACATGTCTCGGCACGCGCCGGGCTCATTGCGGAACGGCGGGTGAAGCGCGAGGAGGCGCTCGAGAACTTCGGCAAACCGGGGCGCGACGAGGTGGCGTTCGGCTCGTTGTTCGCGGGAATCGCAAAACGGGCCGGCTGGATGCCCCATATGAAACTGGCCCAATTGCGCCACGATTGGGCGTCGATCGTGGGCGACGTGATCGCACGCAACACCTGGGTGGGCGCCATCGACAACGGTGTGCTCACCATCCACGCGAAGTCGCCGTCATGGACCACCCAGCTCACGTTCATGCTACCCGAGCTGCGCGAGAAGGTGCTCGAGCGCCTCGATGGCCTCGACATCCACGACATTCGCGTCACCGGTCCGCAGTCGCATGGGCCCGCCACACGTCGCAAGCAATATGTGCGGCAGAACATGCATTACCGGCCACAGTGA
- the gyrB gene encoding DNA topoisomerase (ATP-hydrolyzing) subunit B, giving the protein MDQNLEANGTDQNDEQLDDTLSPEHYDASDLRVLEGLEAVRIRPGMYIGSTGPRGLHHLVYEIVDNSVDEALAGYATHIEVTILPDNGIRVVDDGRGIPVDEVPGEGKSGVETVMTKLHAGGKFGGGGYAVSGGLHGVGISVVNALSTRVDVEVRRQGYYWTQTYIDQHPTGPLERGRAMRDDESTGTSVTFWADPKIFETTIYDFETLRSRFQQMAFLNKGLKITLTDMRQVDEARDEVVGDGDNTVEELHQTVTYQYKNGIKDYVAFLVKSRGSAPIEPDVIDIESEDLAIGVSAEIAMQWTSAYSESVHTFANTIATTEGGTHEEGFRAALTSMINRYARDKNILKDKDDNLSGDDVREGLTAVISVKLTNPQFEGQTKTKLGNSEAKTFVQRVMNEKLGDWLDAHPNEAKNIIQKALEASRARLAAKKARENTRRKSIFESAGMPDKLKDCQSNDPSECELFIVEGDSAGGSAIQGRNPLTQAILPLRGKILNTERASLDRMLKSDTIESLITAIGGGYGEDFDLDKVRYHKVIIMADADVDGAHIATLNLTLFFRYMRPMITAGYVYVAMPPLYRLKWTKGPHDFVYTDAERDRVLAEGKANGRQLPKGEGIQRYKGLGEMSYQELWETTMDPDHRILKQVHIEDALQADETFSMLMGDEVEPRRLFIQRNAHNARWIDA; this is encoded by the coding sequence ATCGATCAGAACCTTGAAGCCAACGGCACGGACCAGAACGACGAACAGTTGGACGACACCCTGTCTCCCGAGCATTATGACGCGAGCGACCTGCGTGTGCTCGAAGGGCTTGAGGCCGTGCGCATTCGCCCTGGCATGTACATCGGTTCCACCGGTCCGCGAGGCCTGCACCACTTGGTCTATGAGATCGTCGACAACTCGGTCGACGAGGCGCTGGCCGGGTATGCCACGCACATCGAGGTGACGATCCTGCCCGACAACGGCATTCGCGTGGTCGACGACGGCCGAGGCATTCCGGTCGACGAAGTGCCCGGCGAAGGCAAGTCCGGCGTCGAGACCGTCATGACGAAGCTGCACGCCGGCGGCAAGTTCGGAGGCGGCGGTTATGCGGTGTCCGGCGGTCTGCACGGCGTGGGCATCTCGGTGGTGAACGCGCTCTCCACGCGCGTGGACGTCGAAGTGCGTCGACAGGGCTACTACTGGACGCAGACGTACATCGACCAGCATCCCACCGGGCCGCTCGAGCGCGGACGTGCGATGCGCGACGACGAGTCCACCGGCACGTCGGTCACGTTCTGGGCAGACCCGAAGATCTTCGAGACGACAATCTACGATTTCGAGACCCTGCGCAGCAGATTCCAGCAGATGGCGTTCCTGAACAAGGGACTCAAGATCACGCTCACCGACATGCGCCAGGTCGACGAGGCGCGCGACGAAGTGGTCGGCGACGGCGACAACACGGTGGAGGAGCTGCACCAGACCGTCACGTACCAATACAAGAACGGCATCAAGGACTACGTGGCGTTCCTGGTGAAGTCGCGTGGTTCCGCGCCGATCGAGCCGGACGTGATCGACATTGAGTCCGAGGACCTCGCCATAGGCGTCTCCGCGGAGATCGCCATGCAGTGGACGTCGGCGTACTCGGAATCCGTACACACCTTCGCGAACACGATCGCCACCACCGAGGGCGGCACCCATGAGGAGGGCTTCCGCGCGGCGCTCACGAGCATGATCAACCGGTATGCCCGCGACAAGAACATCCTCAAAGACAAAGACGACAATCTCTCCGGTGACGATGTGCGTGAAGGCCTGACCGCGGTGATCTCGGTGAAGCTGACGAACCCGCAGTTCGAAGGCCAGACGAAGACGAAGCTCGGCAACTCCGAGGCGAAGACCTTCGTGCAGCGCGTGATGAACGAGAAACTCGGCGACTGGCTCGACGCCCACCCGAACGAGGCGAAGAACATCATCCAGAAGGCGCTCGAGGCATCGCGCGCCCGCTTGGCCGCGAAGAAGGCACGCGAGAACACCCGCCGCAAGTCGATCTTCGAATCCGCCGGCATGCCCGACAAGCTCAAGGACTGCCAGTCGAACGACCCGAGCGAGTGCGAGCTGTTCATTGTCGAGGGCGACTCGGCAGGCGGCTCGGCCATTCAGGGTCGCAACCCGCTGACGCAGGCGATTCTGCCGCTGAGAGGCAAGATCCTCAACACCGAGCGCGCCAGCCTCGACCGCATGCTGAAGTCCGACACGATCGAGTCGCTGATCACGGCGATCGGCGGCGGTTACGGCGAGGACTTCGACCTCGACAAGGTGCGGTACCACAAGGTGATCATCATGGCCGATGCAGACGTCGACGGCGCCCATATCGCCACGCTCAACCTCACGCTGTTCTTCCGCTACATGCGCCCCATGATCACGGCCGGCTACGTGTATGTGGCTATGCCGCCGCTCTACCGTCTCAAGTGGACGAAGGGCCCGCACGACTTCGTGTACACGGACGCCGAACGCGACCGCGTGCTTGCCGAAGGCAAGGCGAACGGACGCCAGCTGCCGAAGGGCGAGGGCATTCAGCGCTACAAGGGTCTGGGCGAGATGAGCTACCAGGAGCTGTGGGAGACCACCATGGATCCGGACCACCGCATTCTGAAGCAGGTGCATATCGAAGACGCCCTGCAGGCCGACGAAACGTTCTCCATGCTCATGGGCGACGAGGTGGAGCCCCGCCGTCTGTTCATCCAGCGCAACGCACACAACGCCCGCTGGATCGACGCCTGA